A window of Bacillus toyonensis BCT-7112 genomic DNA:
GAGAAGGGAAAGTAATGGATGCTTTTTCTCAAATGGAAAAAGCGATGAAAAAAGAAGATACTGGACAGTTTCAGCAAACGTTAAATACATTCTTAAATGAATTTAATATTATTTACCCAAGCCTAATGATTGCTTTGCCAGAAAACGAGGTGCAACGTGTAAATGCTCATTTATCTTATTTGGATGAATTTCGTAACGTTATGTTAAAAACGAAAGGTGGGCAAATGCAATTAGGAATCATTAAAGGAGATTTGCAAAAGATATTTCACACAGTAAAAAAAGATGAAATTGCCCCCTCTCTCATTTGGTTTATGACAATTACTGGAGGACTTATTTTATTCACATTAACTTATGTTGGATGGAGAAAGTATAAAGGTGAGCGAGAGAAAAGAAAAAGTAATGTACATTCTAAAAATAGATAATGCGATAAAGTGAAACTTTAATCAGTGGGGAGGTTCATACCTCATTGATTATTAGCCCTCATCAATCGGGCGTTTACGGGCAGTGGATATACCGCTTAAGTTCTTTGCTCCAGCAGAATTTTGAGGTGGGAGTCTAACTGTCTACAAATAGCGGGATAAATAAAGATACGGATTGTAAGGTTTATTCATTGACAATGGTGGCAGAAAAAAATAGAATGAGAAGTACTATAATTAAAACTTCAATGGAGGTTCATGATGTTTTATTTAATTTACTTCGCGATCATTTTGATCATACCGTTGTATGCACAGTCAAAAGTACGTAGTGCCTATAGCAAGTATTCACAAGTTTATTCAACATCAGGTATGACAGGAGCAGAAGTGGCTCGGAAAATTTTAGATGAAAACGGATTATACAACGTAGCTGTAGAAGAAACGCCAGGTCATTTATCAGACCATTATGATCCAACTGCCAAAACAGTTCGATTATCAACAGATAACTACTATGGCCATTCAGTTGCTGGTACAGCAGTAGCAGCACACGAAGTAGGGCATGCGATTCAAGATGCAAAAGATTATAATTTCATGCGTGTTCGTCATTCATTAGTGCCAGTTGCTAATTTTGGCTCGAATATGTCTTGGGTTTTCGTCTTAATTGGTGTGTTTGCACAAATGTCTGGTTTATTGTTGCTAGGAATTATTTTGATGGCAGCAGGTGTTGTTTTTCAACTTGTTACATTACCAGTTGAGTTTGATGCATCAAAACGCGCAATGCAACAAATTGAAGCACTTGGTATCGTATCGACAGATGAGTACGGCCAAGCTCGTAAAGTATTAAATGCGGCAGCATTAACATATGTAGCAGCTGCAGCTGTAGCTGTATTTGAATTATTACGTCTTGTATTAATATATACTGGTATGCAGCGTAGCGACGACTAAAGACTATCAATTTTGATAGTCTTTTTTTATTATCTGTAATAAATGGACAGGATAAAATGAAAGAAATATTGTAGGGAAATCATCATTAAGTAGCATACGATGAGGGGGGAGATAATGGAATATCCAGACCATATAGTAAAGCAAGTGAAAGAGCGTAGTACTTCGTATCAGCTAGAAGGTTTTCTAAGTGGACAAGGCCCTGGAAACCCAAAAATTATGCTCGTTGGTGAAGCACCTGGTGAAACAGAAATTCATAATGGGATTCCGTTTAGCGGTAGAGCTGGAAAACATTTAATGGAGTTTTTAGAACGTATTCATGTTACAAGGGAAGAAGTATATATTACGAGTGCGGTCCGGAGTAGGCCATATAAATGGCGAGAGAAAAAAGAACGAAATGGCGAAAAAATACAGAAAAAGTATAATAGAACACCAAATCAAGGAGAAATACTTGCTCATGCACCTTTATTAGATTATGAGTTGGAACATATAGACCCTCCTGTTATCGTTACGCTTGGTAATATTGCATTACAGCGTTTAGTCGGTAAAAATCATAAAATTACAGATGTTCATGGAGAATTGTTAAAACAACCCGTGCAACAATTGAAAGATAGTTGCTGTACAGAATTTGTATGGACAGAAAAAGAATATTCTATTTTTCCGACCTTTCATCCAGCTTCTATTTTTTATAATCGGAGTTTGTTGGAGCTTATTTATGAGGATTGGGAGAAGCTGAAAAAATATGTAATAAAAAACTAGAAAAGCTAAAGAGCTTTTCTAGTTGAATTTAATTATGTAACGGATTTTTATTTTCATCTAATGTAAAACCTTCACCAACTACATCATGTACGTCACTTACAGCAACAAAGGCATGAGGATCTACAGAAGTAATAATATTTTTTAATTTCACGATTTCATTTTTAGCGACAACGCAATACAATACGTTCCGTTCCACTTTCGTATACGATCCAACAGCTTTTAAAAAGGTTGCTCCGCGCTCCATGTCAGATAAAATTTGGGCAGCAATTTCATCGTTTTTATCTGAGATAATAGTTGCTCCTTTTGCCGCATAGGCTCCTTCTTGCATAAAGTCAATGACTTTCGCTCCGATAAAAACAGCAACTAACGTATACATGCCTTCGCGGTATGATAAATAGGTAAGAATAGAGACGATAATGACGATAGCATCAAACATAAACATTGTTTTCCCCATACTCCAGCCAACATATTTATGAGCGAGTCTTGCGATAATATCTACACCGCCAGTAGTCCCCCCATATTTAAATATTATGCCAAGACCGATACCGATAAATGCCCCGGCGAATAAAGCCGCGAGTGTCATATCATTTTGTAAGTTTAAATGTAAGTTAAGAACGTCGTAACGCTGAAAAATCCATAGAAATAAAGATACGCTGAATGTGCCGATTAGTGTATAGATAAATGTCGTTCTTCCAAGTAACTTCCAACCAATAAAAAATATAGGGATATTTAAAATTAAGTTTGAATAAGAAGGGTCAAACTTAAATAGAAAATACAATAATAGTGTAATACCGGTAAATCCGCCTTCTGCAAGGTGATTTTCAATATTGATATTCACAATACCGAAAGAAAAAATAGCGGAACCGATTAAAATGAAAATGATATTTCGAATCTTCAAACTTGATGTCATATAGAAATCCCCCTAATTATGTAGATTGCATTGCTCCGCTGAAACGGTAAAACATAATGATAAGTAATTTCTAGTTGTTAATAAAAATAGTGAAGGCTATAAAAAAACAATTGATTTTAGCTGATCTTTTGCCAAAACCGCAAAAGAAAGTTTCACTTCATTATAGTCTATCCAAAAAAGGGTCGCAAATAGGTGTTTGGCGGGGAATAATATTTGTCAAATCGCGATGAATTGGCTAACATGAAAGAGGAAGGATTAGAGGTGATTAGTATGGAAGCAAAAACGATGAAAGATATGCAGAAAGAAGTAGATGCATATATTGGTCAGTTTAAAGAAGGTTATTTCAGTCCGCTTGCAATGATGGCTCGTTTAACGGAAGAAATAGGAGAGCTTGCGAGGGAAGTAAACCATTACTACGGTGAGAAACCGAAGAAAACAACTGAAACAGAACGTAGTATTGAAGAAGAGCTTGGAGATGTATTGTTTGTTATGATTTGTATGGCAAATAGTTTAAATATTGATTTAGAAACAGCGCATAACATTGTAATGGAAAAATTTAATACACGTGATAAAGATCGCTGGACACGCATTGATGAGGGAGAGAAAGAATAATGAAAGAAATTAAAGTAATTATCGCTGGACCAAGAGGACGTATGGGACATGAAGCAGTCCTTCTTATGGAAAGAACAGAACATTTCAATTTAGTAGCAGCAGTAGACTATAAGCACGGTGGAGAAAAGATTTCAGACTTACCTGGTATGCCGATGTTAGATACACCGATTTACGCAGATTTACATACTTGTTTAGATGAAGTGGAAGCAGATGTATTATTAGATTTAACAACACCAGAAGTTGGAAAGAAACATGTGACACTTGCAGTTGAACGTGGACTTCGATCTGTTATTGGTACAACTGGATTTACGGAAGAAGAACTAAAGCAATTAACAGAAAATGCAAAAGATAATAAAGTAGGAACAATTATCGCTCCAAACTTTGCAATTGGTGCAGTTCTTATGATGAAATTTTCACAAATGGCAGCGAAGTACTTCCAAGACGTTGAAGTAATTGAATTACACCATGATCAAAAATTAGATGCACCATCTGGTACAGCTGTCAAAACAGTAGAATTAATTCGTCAAAATCGTGAATCAAAGCAGCAAGGTCATCCAAACGAAGTAGAGCAACTAGAAGGTGCTCGTGGTGCTAATGTAGACGGTATTCACATTCATAGTGTACGTTTACCAGGACTTATTGCACACCAAGAAGTAATGTTCGGCGGGGATGGACAAATGTTAACGGTTCGCCATGATTCATTCAATCGTGCATCATTTATGTCAGGTGTAAAACTATCAATTGAAACAGTAATGAACATTGATCATCTTGTGTACGGTTTAGAAAACATTATCGACTAAAGGGGAGACAACGGATGAAAATTGCCTTAATCGCACATGACAAAAAGAAAAATGACATGGTTTCGTTTGCGTACGCATATAAACCAATTTTTGAAAAACATGAATTGTTTGCAACAGGAACGACAGGACTTCGCATTATGGAGGCAACTGGCTTAGTTGTAACAAGATATCAGTCGGGTCCTCTTGGTGGCGATCAAGAAATCGGTGCCATGATTGCAAAAAACGATATGGATATGGTGATTTTTTTCCGAGATCCACTAACTGCTCAGCCGCATGAGCCAGATGTAAATGCATTACTTCGTTTATGTGATGTATATGCGATTCCACTTGCAACGAACATGGCAAGTGCTGAAATGTTAATGCACGCATTAGAACGAGGGGATTTAGATTATCGCAAGTTAAGAAAATGAGGGGAACAATTATGAGTGGATTACATATATTAGCGTTTGGTGCTCATGCTGATGATGTTGAAATCGGCATGGCGGGTACCATTGCAAAATATACGAAGCAAGGGTTTGAAGTAGGTATTTGTGATTTAACAGAAGCTGACCTTTCTTCAAATGGAACGATAGAGTTGAGAAAAGAAGAAGCAAGGATCGCAGCTCGTATAATGGGAGTAAAAACGAGACTGAATTTAGGGATGCCAGATCGTGGTTTGTATATGAAAGAAGAGTTTATACGTGAAATTGTAAAGGTGATCCGTACATATAAACCAAAACTCGTTTTTGCACCATACGATGAAGATCGTCATCCAGATCATGCAAATTGTGCAAAGCTTGTGGAAGAGGCTATTTTTTCAGCAGGAATCCGTAAATATATGCCAGAACTTCCACCGCATCGTGTGGAGTCTTTTTATAATTATATGATTAATGGTTTTCATAAACCGAATTTTTGTATAGATATTAGTGAGTACCTATCGCAAAAAGTGGAAGCATTAGAAGCGTATGAAAGTCAGTTTTCAACAGGGAGTGATGGTGTTAAGACGCCGTTAACAGAAGGTTACGTTGAAACTGTGGTCGCTCGTGAGAAGGTGTTTGGGAAAGAAGTTGGAGTCTTGTATGCCGAAGGATTTATGAGTAAGAAACCGGTTTTATTACATGCTGATTTAATAGGGGGATGTAAATGAAATTAAAAATAGGTATTACATGTTATCCTTCTGTAGGTGGTTCTGGAGTTGTTGGAACAGAATTAGGAAAGCAATTGGCGGAACGCGGGCATGAAATTCATTTTATTACATCGGGTTTACCATTTCGATTAAATAAAGTGTATCCAAACATTTATTTTCATGAAGTGACGGTGAATCAATACTCTGTATTTCAATATCCACCATATGATTTAGCGTTAGCGAGTAAAATGGCAGAGGTTGCACAAAGAGAAAGTCTTGATATTTTACATGTGCATTACGCAATACCGCATGCAATTTGTGCTTATTTAGCGAAACAAATGATTGGTGAGCGTATTAAAATTGTTACAACCTTGCATGGAACAGATATTACTGTGTTAGGTTCCGACCCTTCGTTAAATAATTTAATTCGTTTTGGTATTGAGCAGTCTGATGTTGTTACTGCTGTCTCGCATTCATTAATTGACGAAACGCATGAGCTTGTAAAACCAAATAAAGACATTCAAACGGTATATAACTTTATAGACGAACGTGTATATTTCAAGCGTAATATGTCTCAATTAAAGAAAGAATACGGTATAAGTGAGAGTGAAAAGGTACTTATTCACATTTCAAATTTCCGTAAAGTGAAACGTGTGCAGGATGTTGTTCAGGCATTTGCTAAAGTTGCTAAAGAAGTTGATGCGAAATTGCTTCTTGTTGGAGACGGACCAGAATTTTGTACAATTTTACAGATAGTGAAGAATTTACATATTGAAGATCGCGTTTTATTCCTAGGGAAGCAAGATAATGTTGCAGAACTGCTTGCGATGAGTGATTTAATGTTGCTTCTATCAGAGAAGGAAAGTTTTGGTCTTGTTTTATTAGAAGCGATGGCGTGTGGTGTACCTTGTATCGGAACAAGGGTTGGAGGTATTCCAGAAGTCATTCAACATGGTGAAACAGGATATTTATGTGAAGTTGGCGATACAACAGGTGTGGCCAATCAAGCCATTCAGCTATTAAAGAATGAAGAGTTTCACCGTAATATGGGAGAGCGAGCAAGAGAAAGTGTTTATGAGCAGTTCCGCTCAGAAAAAATCGTCTCACAATATGAAGCAATTTACTATGACATACTAAGGGATGACAAAAATGGAAAGATTTAAAAAAGCTAGTTCTATTATTGAGATATTAAAACAACAAGGACATGAGGCTTATTTTGTTGGTGGGAGCGTACGAGATCTTATTATCGATAGGCCGATTGGAGATATTGATATTGCGACATCTGCTTTACCAGAAGAAGTAATGGATATATTCCCAAGACATGTTCCTGTTGGTCTTGAGCATGGAACTGTAATTGTTGTAGAAAATGGTGAACCTTATGAGGTAACCACTTTTCGAACAGAAAGCGAATATGAAGATTTTCGAAGACCTAGTAGTGTTCAATTTGTTCGTTCATTAGAAGAGGATTTAAAACGTCGTGATTTCACAATGAATGCGATTGCCATGACAGAAGAAGGCGAAATGGTGGATTTATTTGCTGGGCAGGAAGCGATTCAAAAGAGAGAAATTGTGACAGTTGGAAATGCAGCGAATCGTTTTCAAGAAGACGCACTAAGAATGATGCGTGGCATTCGGTTTGTAAGTACGTTAGGGTTTTCTTTAGAAACGAAAACGAAGCAAGCGATTGAAACGTATGGGCACTTGCTAGAACATATAGCAATTGAGCGCATCACAGTAGAGTTTGAGAAACTGTTAACTGGTACCTATTGTGTGAAGGGCCTCAAAGAATTAGTAGAGACAAAGCTATTTTCTCATTTGCCCTATTTACAAATGTCAGAAGAGAGACTGTTAAAAGCTACGCAGTATAAATGGGATTCTTTTGAAACAGACATTGAGGCATGGGCATTTTTCTTATATTGTATCGGAGAAGAGCATCCATCTGTATTTTTACGTCAATGGAAGTTTTCGAATAAAAAATAAAAGATATTGTCGCAGTTTTATTAACAATTCGTACGAGAAAGGAGAAGGATTGGGATACAGTCCTTCTTTATAAAACGGGAATTCATATCGCTGAAATGGCAGAGAGAGTATATGAAGCGATGATTGAAAACTATAACCCTACATCTGTTAAACGAGTACAATCAATGTTTCATGCATTGCCAATCAAGGGTCGTCAAGACATGAATGTGAGTGGGAATGATCTATTAAACTGGGCGAATAAAAAGCCTGGTCCGTGGGTTGCTGAAATGCTTCAAAAAATCGAAGAAGCGATCGTACAAGGAAATGTAGTTAATGAGAAAGAGAGTATAAGGGAGTGGCTGCAAAGATGCAATCTACTATAAGAAAGCAGTTGTTGCAAGTTTTTTCTGAAGCGGATGGAGAATTTGTATCTGGCCAAACGATTAGTGATAAACTTGGCTGTTCAAGAACCGCTGTGTGGAAACATATGGAGGACCTTCGGAATGAGGGATATGAACTTGAAGCTGTGCGTCGATTAGGTTACCGCATTGCGGGGAAGCCAGACAAAGTAACTGCTAACGAAATTCAGTTAGGATTACAAACAGAGCGTATCGGTAGAACGGTTTATTTTGAAGAATCAGTTGAATCTACTCAGCATATTGCAGCAAAACTTGCTTATGAAGGAGTAGAAGAGGGAACAATTGTCGTTGCGGAAGAGCAAACTGCAGGTAGAGGCCGTTTAAGTAGAAAGTGGCATTCGCCAAAAGGAACAGGAATTTGGATGAGTATTATTTTGCGTCCATCGATCCCGGTTCATCATGCCCCGCAGCTCACTCTGCTAGCGGCTGTTAGCGTTGCACAAGCAATTGAAAAATGCACAGGTGTAAATGTAGGAATTAAATGGCCGAATGATATTTTAATTCAAGGTAAAAAGGCTGTAGGTATATTAACAGAAATGCAAGCGGATCCTGATAAAATCAATGCTGTCATTATGGGAATTGGTATTAATGCGAATCAAAAACAAGAACATTTTGATGAGGAAATTCAGCAAATTGCCACTTCTTTAGCGATTGAATCAGGTAAGCCAATTGTTCGTGCGGAACTTATGCAACAAATCTTTTTACAACTAGAAAAATTATATGAAGAGTATTTACAAAATGGTTTCTCTGTAATTAAAATTCTTTGGGAAAGTTACGCTGTGAGCATCGGGAAAGAAATTACTGCCCGAACGATGAGACAGACGATTACGGGGCTAGCAAAAGGGATTACAGAAGAGGGTGTATTGCTTCTGGAGGACCATGAAGGGAAAATACATCATATTCATTCTGCGGATATCGAAATGAAGTAAAAGAAGTTCCTTTTTTGGAACTTCTTTTTTATTTCAATATTTTTGAGTAGGCTTTGTAATGTGACAATACACTTTTTACAACTTAAGTTGTATGTAGAGTAACGTTCGATTAGCGCTGCTTATTATTTGATTATTACTTTTCCTTCCATTCCTTTAAGGAGATGGTATCTACATATTAATTCATATGTACCAGTATTTTTAGGTTTTACGGTAATGTTTTTTTCTTTTCCTGACTCAACTACGACGTCAATTCCGAGTTTTTTCACTGTAAAGGTGTGCTCGTTCTTACCTTTATTTTTTAATAACAATGTTGTTGTTTCTTCAATCGGAATAGTGATGACATTCGGATTAAAGTAATCATCGTTAAGTTCGACTTCAATCACTTTCGTTGACTCAATAGGTTGTGTTACGACGTTAGCTGAGGCAACTACGTTGATGGAGTCTAAAGTTATCACACTCACAATCATTACAAACAAACCGAGTAATGGAAATAACCACTTGTTCATAGACATTCGCAATTCTCCTTTTCTAAGTGCTTTTCTTCAATTAACCTGCATCAATAGTTTTAGGCTTATACTATACAGTCAAATAAAATATCAGTATCTTTAAATCAATTTTTTGCATTTAAATGGATTACAAAAGAAATTAACTTGGAGTTGTAAGGTATGTATGGGAAACACACCCACTTATTTTTTAGGACTGAATTCTCTGTAAAAACTATATAGCATATACACTATCTAGTTAAATTTCACATACCGTAATGGAAATAAAAAATTATTTTTTCAAAAAAATGTAGTAATTTCTTTTTGTACTTTGCTATAATTAGTTCGAATGTGGGCAGTATCAGAGCGAACTGCACCATGATTCGAAGCAGTACAAAAAATAATAACTTGGATTCTGCCTTGATCCAATAACGGACTGGGACAGAGGGATGAATAATGCCGACTAACACACAACCCTTCTGCCCTTTTATGGCCAGAGGGGTTTTTTATATGATTTCGGCCATCGCCTCTCTCCTGCATAAAGGAGGAGTAGTTTTTGAAAACAAAAACAGATTTTTTGAAGATGAAAGAGCAAGGTGAGCCGATTACGATGCTAACGGCGTATGATTATCCTTCTGCTAAATTAGCAGAAGAAGCTGAAGTCGATATGATTTTAGTTGGAGATTCTCTTGGGATGGTTGTACTCGGATATGATTCAACAGTACCTGTAACAGTAGAGGATATGATTCATCATACGAAAGCTGTACGCCGCGGAGCGAAAGAAACATTTATTGTAACTGATATGCCGTTTATGTCTTATCACATATCGTTACAAGAAACGATGGTGAATGCACGCCGCATCGTTCAAGAGAGCGGAGCACATGCACTGAAAGTAGAAGGTGCTGGAGAAGTTATATCAACGATTCA
This region includes:
- the ypjB gene encoding sporulation protein YpjB, producing the protein MKRTLIGLIAFLIIMFPLRIYAEEWSELTGLLDDSLQLVKRNEDEKAVQVLQYFSEQFLVKGNEKKQEVTPDQIRVISLAYDKAKQSLSEEDLGKQVKIDNVIALQLAVDAQVSKYQPLWMEREGKVMDAFSQMEKAMKKEDTGQFQQTLNTFLNEFNIIYPSLMIALPENEVQRVNAHLSYLDEFRNVMLKTKGGQMQLGIIKGDLQKIFHTVKKDEIAPSLIWFMTITGGLILFTLTYVGWRKYKGEREKRKSNVHSKNR
- a CDS encoding zinc metallopeptidase is translated as MFYLIYFAIILIIPLYAQSKVRSAYSKYSQVYSTSGMTGAEVARKILDENGLYNVAVEETPGHLSDHYDPTAKTVRLSTDNYYGHSVAGTAVAAHEVGHAIQDAKDYNFMRVRHSLVPVANFGSNMSWVFVLIGVFAQMSGLLLLGIILMAAGVVFQLVTLPVEFDASKRAMQQIEALGIVSTDEYGQARKVLNAAALTYVAAAAVAVFELLRLVLIYTGMQRSDD
- a CDS encoding uracil-DNA glycosylase, whose protein sequence is MEYPDHIVKQVKERSTSYQLEGFLSGQGPGNPKIMLVGEAPGETEIHNGIPFSGRAGKHLMEFLERIHVTREEVYITSAVRSRPYKWREKKERNGEKIQKKYNRTPNQGEILAHAPLLDYELEHIDPPVIVTLGNIALQRLVGKNHKITDVHGELLKQPVQQLKDSCCTEFVWTEKEYSIFPTFHPASIFYNRSLLELIYEDWEKLKKYVIKN
- a CDS encoding YitT family protein codes for the protein MTSSLKIRNIIFILIGSAIFSFGIVNINIENHLAEGGFTGITLLLYFLFKFDPSYSNLILNIPIFFIGWKLLGRTTFIYTLIGTFSVSLFLWIFQRYDVLNLHLNLQNDMTLAALFAGAFIGIGLGIIFKYGGTTGGVDIIARLAHKYVGWSMGKTMFMFDAIVIIVSILTYLSYREGMYTLVAVFIGAKVIDFMQEGAYAAKGATIISDKNDEIAAQILSDMERGATFLKAVGSYTKVERNVLYCVVAKNEIVKLKNIITSVDPHAFVAVSDVHDVVGEGFTLDENKNPLHN
- a CDS encoding nucleotide pyrophosphohydrolase, with translation MEAKTMKDMQKEVDAYIGQFKEGYFSPLAMMARLTEEIGELAREVNHYYGEKPKKTTETERSIEEELGDVLFVMICMANSLNIDLETAHNIVMEKFNTRDKDRWTRIDEGEKE
- the dapB gene encoding dihydrodipicolinate reductase, which gives rise to MKEIKVIIAGPRGRMGHEAVLLMERTEHFNLVAAVDYKHGGEKISDLPGMPMLDTPIYADLHTCLDEVEADVLLDLTTPEVGKKHVTLAVERGLRSVIGTTGFTEEELKQLTENAKDNKVGTIIAPNFAIGAVLMMKFSQMAAKYFQDVEVIELHHDQKLDAPSGTAVKTVELIRQNRESKQQGHPNEVEQLEGARGANVDGIHIHSVRLPGLIAHQEVMFGGDGQMLTVRHDSFNRASFMSGVKLSIETVMNIDHLVYGLENIID
- the mgsA gene encoding methylglyoxal synthase, which translates into the protein MKIALIAHDKKKNDMVSFAYAYKPIFEKHELFATGTTGLRIMEATGLVVTRYQSGPLGGDQEIGAMIAKNDMDMVIFFRDPLTAQPHEPDVNALLRLCDVYAIPLATNMASAEMLMHALERGDLDYRKLRK
- the bshB1 gene encoding bacillithiol biosynthesis deacetylase BshB1; the protein is MSGLHILAFGAHADDVEIGMAGTIAKYTKQGFEVGICDLTEADLSSNGTIELRKEEARIAARIMGVKTRLNLGMPDRGLYMKEEFIREIVKVIRTYKPKLVFAPYDEDRHPDHANCAKLVEEAIFSAGIRKYMPELPPHRVESFYNYMINGFHKPNFCIDISEYLSQKVEALEAYESQFSTGSDGVKTPLTEGYVETVVAREKVFGKEVGVLYAEGFMSKKPVLLHADLIGGCK
- the bshA gene encoding N-acetyl-alpha-D-glucosaminyl L-malate synthase BshA, with amino-acid sequence MKLKIGITCYPSVGGSGVVGTELGKQLAERGHEIHFITSGLPFRLNKVYPNIYFHEVTVNQYSVFQYPPYDLALASKMAEVAQRESLDILHVHYAIPHAICAYLAKQMIGERIKIVTTLHGTDITVLGSDPSLNNLIRFGIEQSDVVTAVSHSLIDETHELVKPNKDIQTVYNFIDERVYFKRNMSQLKKEYGISESEKVLIHISNFRKVKRVQDVVQAFAKVAKEVDAKLLLVGDGPEFCTILQIVKNLHIEDRVLFLGKQDNVAELLAMSDLMLLLSEKESFGLVLLEAMACGVPCIGTRVGGIPEVIQHGETGYLCEVGDTTGVANQAIQLLKNEEFHRNMGERARESVYEQFRSEKIVSQYEAIYYDILRDDKNGKI
- a CDS encoding biotin--[acetyl-CoA-carboxylase] ligase; translation: MQSTIRKQLLQVFSEADGEFVSGQTISDKLGCSRTAVWKHMEDLRNEGYELEAVRRLGYRIAGKPDKVTANEIQLGLQTERIGRTVYFEESVESTQHIAAKLAYEGVEEGTIVVAEEQTAGRGRLSRKWHSPKGTGIWMSIILRPSIPVHHAPQLTLLAAVSVAQAIEKCTGVNVGIKWPNDILIQGKKAVGILTEMQADPDKINAVIMGIGINANQKQEHFDEEIQQIATSLAIESGKPIVRAELMQQIFLQLEKLYEEYLQNGFSVIKILWESYAVSIGKEITARTMRQTITGLAKGITEEGVLLLEDHEGKIHHIHSADIEMK
- a CDS encoding cupredoxin domain-containing protein; the encoded protein is MSMNKWLFPLLGLFVMIVSVITLDSINVVASANVVTQPIESTKVIEVELNDDYFNPNVITIPIEETTTLLLKNKGKNEHTFTVKKLGIDVVVESGKEKNITVKPKNTGTYELICRYHLLKGMEGKVIIK